A genomic segment from Saprospiraceae bacterium encodes:
- a CDS encoding sigma-70 family RNA polymerase sigma factor, translated as MNIAIPINPSEQELILACIDRQSWAQQRIYEENYRLMMTVCMRYSNSSDDAFDILHEGFLKVFTNIRSYEPGTLLQAWIRRIMVNTAIDFYRKETRRTTTDLDEARTLAYSHTHPVDSMAAEEVMKAVQKLPPMYRSVFNMFVIEGYSHREIAETLNITESTSRSNLVKARTKLKELLHGKI; from the coding sequence ATGAATATAGCAATACCCATAAATCCATCTGAACAGGAGCTCATCCTGGCTTGCATCGATCGGCAATCCTGGGCTCAACAGCGGATTTATGAGGAAAACTATCGTTTGATGATGACTGTGTGTATGCGGTATTCAAATAGCTCAGATGATGCATTTGATATTTTACATGAAGGATTTTTGAAAGTTTTTACTAACATTCGCTCTTACGAACCAGGAACTTTATTGCAAGCCTGGATCCGAAGAATTATGGTAAATACTGCGATTGATTTTTACAGAAAAGAAACTCGTCGCACAACGACCGATTTGGATGAAGCCCGTACCTTGGCTTATTCACATACACATCCGGTGGACTCCATGGCAGCAGAAGAAGTGATGAAGGCCGTTCAAAAACTTCCTCCAATGTATCGATCGGTATTCAACATGTTTGTCATCGAAGGATATTCACATAGAGAAATTGCAGAAACACTAAATATAACAGAAAGCACGTCCAGATCTAATCTGGTGAAAGCACGCACTAAATTAAAGGAATTATTACATGGCAAAATCTGA
- a CDS encoding TCR/Tet family MFS transporter, producing the protein MAMEQKSLNKALGFIFLTVLIDVTGLGIVIPVLPQLIQELSGYHLSDASRIAGYMGSSFSLMLFLFAPIMGGLSDRFGRRPVLLFSLFGFGLDYLLQGFAPSITWLFIGRIIAGITGSSFSTAGSFIADVSPPEKRAQNFGLIGAAFGLGFIIGPAIGALLGNYGLRVPFFGSAVLALLNMLFGIFVLPESLKPENRRTFDWKRANPLGTLRVLFSYPIVKGFLLSLFLVYVAHYALQSTWSFYTIEKFKWDAKMIGISLSVVGLMAAIVQGGLSRIIIPKLGNKQSILFALIIAMFGYLAFAFAPTGWAMFAITVPFSFSGLSGPAIQGLISNQVPQNAQGELQGGLMGLMSFTAIIGPLLMTNLFGYFTNTSHAIYFPGASFLLASLLVLAGIIFIVKPLSRIHT; encoded by the coding sequence ATGGCAATGGAACAAAAATCCCTTAACAAGGCGCTTGGTTTTATTTTTTTAACAGTTTTGATTGATGTTACCGGATTGGGTATTGTGATTCCGGTCTTGCCACAATTGATTCAAGAGCTTTCCGGTTACCATTTGAGCGATGCCAGTCGGATTGCAGGCTATATGGGTTCGTCATTTTCCTTAATGTTGTTCTTATTTGCGCCCATTATGGGAGGTTTAAGCGATCGGTTTGGCCGGAGGCCGGTATTGCTCTTTTCTTTATTTGGTTTTGGGCTGGACTATTTACTCCAGGGATTTGCTCCAAGCATTACCTGGTTGTTTATCGGTCGGATCATTGCTGGAATTACGGGTTCTTCTTTTTCAACTGCCGGTTCCTTCATTGCCGATGTAAGTCCACCAGAAAAGCGTGCACAAAATTTTGGATTAATCGGCGCAGCCTTTGGATTGGGTTTTATCATTGGTCCTGCTATTGGTGCCCTATTAGGAAATTATGGCCTGCGTGTCCCATTTTTTGGGTCCGCTGTTTTGGCATTATTGAATATGCTTTTTGGAATATTCGTTTTGCCAGAATCTTTAAAACCTGAAAACCGAAGAACCTTTGATTGGAAACGTGCCAATCCACTGGGTACCCTGAGGGTATTGTTTAGTTATCCCATTGTAAAAGGCTTTTTGTTGAGTTTGTTTTTAGTTTATGTTGCGCATTACGCATTGCAAAGTACCTGGTCTTTTTATACGATTGAAAAATTTAAATGGGATGCAAAAATGATTGGCATTTCATTATCAGTTGTGGGTTTAATGGCAGCTATTGTGCAAGGTGGTTTGAGTCGAATCATTATTCCAAAATTAGGCAACAAACAATCCATTTTATTTGCTTTAATCATAGCCATGTTTGGCTATCTGGCATTTGCATTTGCTCCCACCGGATGGGCCATGTTTGCAATTACAGTTCCTTTTTCTTTTAGTGGATTGTCCGGCCCTGCAATTCAAGGATTGATCTCCAATCAAGTTCCTCAAAATGCTCAAGGAGAATTACAAGGCGGATTGATGGGCCTGATGAGTTTTACTGCGATTATCGGCCCACTGCTCATGACAAATTTATTTGGGTATTTTACCAATACCAGCCATGCGATCTATTTTCCGGGAGCTTCTTTTTTGTTGGCAAGTTTATTAGTACTTGCAGGTATTATTTTTATTGTTAAACCTTTATCACGCATTCATACTTAA
- a CDS encoding T9SS type A sorting domain-containing protein, which translates to MKTLLNSCLFILLGFVLAAQPDDFIPCHNASAHQLYRSKPSELELQAMLNSNLRSDSFDILNYAIAIDVSNYSGKSITANTTVRFKTKMDQLQWIQLDLKQLTVDSILYHGLPIVFNYANDLITAFFGSALPINHEDEIVVYYHGMPVRDPVWGGFYFVDDYIYNLGIGLSTTPPNFGKVWFPCFDNFVERTTYDYIVTSTSDKPAYCVGTFISEEPVGTKQVKRHYRMNTPITTYLSGIAAANYAVAKSEHQGLNTKIPIELISKSPDLEKMKTNFAKIGTAIDAFEYWFGAYRFERVGFVATTQGAMEHPTNVAYPVSTIQNGTLIQNEKLYAHEYGHHWWGDVTTLDDARDMWIKEGNAEYASHLFIEKAYGKDEFIETVKSNLSNILFNAHKNDGGFLPLSPMPYDQTYGTTTYRKGAAMIHNMRGYLGDERYRNVCTMIFDSLNGKSMNAYEFRDFLNRNSGVDMTAYFDDYIFNPGYCTFYVDSFKVYDMNGQHYAYIQVKQKSYHANHLYRDVPLTFTMYNQNLEKQIIKQKVSGDSYGFNVLLPDGYSPSFVLINEDQQLNLASLQSHTIINKTGTANLPYTAITVNVGEVSDSSYINIVHHLVGPDANRKAINIDKISTNHFWQVHTVNHGKLAIDGRIEYNGIDTLSIDNDILYKSEDSLILVYRKDWSEPWKEYPDYNKLIVNPTDKRGFVRITKLIAGDYALAHGYHVAVANRDFNERLFNVYPNPATDKIHVVGEHTKEISKCEIIDRSGKNVLECDFYDTIDISHLISGSYILQTFNKSGKILSATHFIKK; encoded by the coding sequence ATGAAAACATTATTAAATTCTTGTTTATTTATTTTGCTTGGTTTTGTACTTGCAGCTCAGCCAGATGATTTTATTCCTTGCCACAATGCAAGTGCACATCAGCTATATCGTTCAAAGCCCAGTGAGCTGGAATTGCAAGCCATGTTAAATTCTAACTTGCGTAGCGATAGTTTTGATATTTTAAATTATGCCATTGCCATTGACGTCAGTAATTATTCAGGTAAAAGCATTACAGCAAACACAACCGTTCGATTTAAAACAAAGATGGATCAACTCCAATGGATTCAATTGGATTTAAAACAGTTAACAGTTGATTCTATTTTGTATCACGGATTACCAATTGTCTTTAATTATGCGAATGATCTTATAACGGCTTTCTTTGGCAGTGCACTTCCTATCAATCATGAAGATGAAATTGTGGTGTATTATCATGGGATGCCCGTTCGCGATCCTGTATGGGGTGGATTTTATTTTGTTGATGACTACATTTACAATTTAGGTATTGGCCTTTCCACAACACCTCCCAATTTTGGAAAGGTTTGGTTTCCATGTTTTGACAATTTTGTTGAACGAACTACCTATGACTATATCGTAACATCTACTTCTGATAAACCAGCGTATTGCGTTGGCACATTTATTTCGGAAGAGCCCGTTGGTACCAAACAAGTCAAGAGACATTATCGGATGAATACGCCCATCACGACCTATTTATCAGGAATCGCAGCAGCCAATTATGCAGTGGCTAAAAGTGAACACCAGGGTTTAAATACTAAAATTCCGATCGAGTTGATTTCTAAATCACCCGATCTTGAGAAAATGAAAACCAATTTTGCAAAAATAGGTACGGCCATTGATGCTTTTGAATATTGGTTTGGTGCTTACCGTTTCGAACGGGTTGGTTTTGTTGCTACCACACAAGGTGCCATGGAACATCCAACCAATGTGGCTTATCCGGTAAGTACAATTCAAAACGGCACATTAATTCAAAACGAAAAATTATATGCCCATGAATACGGACATCATTGGTGGGGCGATGTAACTACACTGGATGATGCACGCGATATGTGGATTAAAGAAGGTAATGCTGAATATGCAAGTCATTTGTTTATTGAAAAAGCTTATGGAAAAGATGAGTTTATTGAAACTGTAAAATCCAATCTTTCCAATATTTTGTTTAATGCACATAAAAATGATGGTGGATTTCTTCCTTTATCACCGATGCCCTATGACCAAACCTATGGAACAACCACTTACCGTAAAGGGGCAGCCATGATTCACAACATGCGTGGATATTTGGGCGATGAACGTTACCGCAATGTATGTACTATGATTTTCGATAGTTTGAACGGCAAATCCATGAATGCCTATGAATTCAGAGATTTTTTAAATCGAAACAGTGGCGTTGATATGACGGCTTATTTTGACGATTATATTTTTAATCCTGGTTACTGCACGTTTTACGTCGATTCATTTAAAGTATATGATATGAACGGGCAGCATTATGCATACATCCAGGTAAAACAAAAATCATATCATGCCAATCATTTGTACCGGGATGTCCCACTAACATTTACGATGTACAATCAAAATCTGGAAAAACAAATCATAAAACAAAAAGTAAGCGGAGACTCTTATGGATTTAATGTATTGCTACCGGATGGTTACAGTCCGTCATTCGTTTTAATTAATGAAGACCAGCAATTAAATCTGGCAAGCTTGCAAAGTCATACCATAATAAATAAAACGGGAACTGCCAATCTGCCCTACACGGCAATTACCGTTAACGTAGGTGAGGTGAGTGATAGCAGCTATATAAATATTGTTCATCACCTGGTTGGACCGGATGCCAACCGAAAAGCAATTAATATTGATAAAATTTCTACCAATCATTTTTGGCAAGTGCACACCGTGAATCATGGCAAGCTGGCCATCGATGGGCGCATTGAATACAACGGAATTGATACGCTAAGTATTGATAACGATATCTTGTATAAGTCAGAAGACAGTCTGATTTTAGTTTACAGAAAAGACTGGTCAGAACCCTGGAAAGAATACCCTGATTATAATAAATTGATTGTAAATCCAACTGATAAAAGAGGATTTGTACGCATTACTAAATTAATAGCGGGAGATTATGCATTGGCCCATGGTTATCATGTAGCGGTTGCCAATCGCGATTTTAATGAACGTTTATTTAATGTATATCCTAATCCTGCTACAGATAAAATTCATGTAGTTGGTGAACATACGAAGGAAATTAGTAAGTGCGAAATCATTGACCGGAGTGGAAAAAATGTTCTTGAATGCGATTTTTATGATACGATAGATATTAGTCATTTAATAAGCGGATCATATATATTACAAACCTTTAATAAATCTGGAAAAATTTTATCCGCTACGCATTTTATAAAAAAGTAA
- a CDS encoding NAD-dependent epimerase/dehydratase family protein — MPKLLVTGSSGLIGSEVVRYFDQMGWELFGVDNNMRADFFGPKGDTRWNQKQLEAHCKHFKHIELDLRERQKVLELIQQIQPDFIVHAAAQPSHDLAATRVFDDFDVNANASLNLLEACRRFCPEVVFVYMSTNKVYGDAPNALNLIEKESRFDFADPAYFQGIREDFTIDQSKHSLFGASKLAADILVQEYGRYFGLRSCVLRGGCLTGPNHSGVELHGFLSYLVQVNLTEKVYTIFGYKGKQVRDNIHAFDVARFIEQFFQNPRVAEVYNIGGGRQNACSILEAFEIVESISGKKMNYVYNEKNREGDHICYISDLSKMKMHYPSWDISKSLETINEEIVLSWKTRLH, encoded by the coding sequence ATGCCCAAATTACTTGTTACAGGTTCCTCTGGTTTAATAGGCTCTGAAGTGGTCCGATATTTTGACCAAATGGGTTGGGAGTTGTTTGGGGTGGATAACAACATGCGGGCTGATTTTTTTGGCCCCAAAGGGGATACCCGCTGGAATCAAAAGCAATTGGAAGCCCATTGCAAACACTTCAAACACATCGAATTGGATCTTAGGGAGCGACAAAAAGTCCTGGAACTGATCCAGCAAATTCAGCCGGATTTTATCGTCCATGCGGCCGCACAACCCAGCCATGACCTGGCAGCTACCCGGGTTTTTGACGATTTTGATGTCAATGCCAATGCAAGCCTCAATCTATTGGAAGCCTGTCGCCGGTTTTGTCCGGAGGTAGTATTTGTATATATGTCAACCAATAAAGTGTATGGGGATGCACCCAATGCATTGAATTTGATAGAAAAAGAAAGCAGATTTGATTTTGCTGATCCAGCGTATTTTCAAGGGATTCGCGAAGACTTTACCATCGACCAATCCAAACATTCCCTATTCGGAGCTTCCAAACTGGCTGCCGATATTCTTGTACAGGAATACGGCCGTTATTTTGGATTGCGGTCCTGCGTATTGCGCGGCGGATGTTTGACGGGTCCCAATCACAGCGGTGTCGAACTGCATGGTTTTTTAAGTTATCTCGTCCAGGTCAATTTAACAGAAAAAGTATACACGATATTTGGATATAAAGGCAAGCAAGTACGAGATAACATTCATGCCTTTGATGTCGCACGCTTCATCGAACAATTTTTCCAAAACCCACGGGTAGCAGAAGTTTATAATATCGGAGGTGGCAGACAAAATGCTTGTTCAATTTTAGAAGCATTTGAAATCGTTGAATCAATTTCCGGCAAGAAAATGAACTATGTTTATAATGAAAAAAATCGCGAAGGAGATCACATTTGTTACATTTCAGATTTAAGTAAAATGAAAATGCATTATCCATCCTGGGATATCAGTAAATCCCTTGAAACCATCAACGAAGAAATTGTATTATCCTGGAAAACCCGATTGCATTGA